In one window of Maribacter sp. BPC-D8 DNA:
- a CDS encoding cupin domain-containing protein, with amino-acid sequence MKSINLREKYDHVNDFWHPHQIGIVDNMQVLLAKIKGEFVWHAHENEDELFQVVKGTLYMQFRDRTEVVQQGEIIIVPKGIEHCPMTKNNEVVQLMLFEKLSTAHTGNVKDEKTQTDYPKI; translated from the coding sequence ATGAAAAGTATTAACCTAAGAGAAAAGTATGATCATGTAAATGATTTTTGGCATCCACACCAAATAGGTATTGTTGACAATATGCAAGTGCTATTGGCAAAAATCAAAGGTGAGTTTGTGTGGCATGCACATGAAAATGAAGACGAACTTTTTCAGGTTGTAAAGGGCACGCTTTATATGCAGTTTCGAGATCGCACAGAAGTTGTTCAACAAGGTGAAATTATTATAGTACCCAAAGGTATTGAGCACTGCCCCATGACCAAAAATAATGAAGTGGTACAACTCATGTTATTTGAAAAATTAAGCACCGCACATACCGGTAACGTTAAAGACGAAAAAACACAAACAGATTACCCCAAAATATAA
- a CDS encoding TM2 domain-containing protein: MSDENKDFGDKAEESAKEFSEGAKKTANEFSAGAREAFNGGPGGENKKMLAGILAIVVGSLGIHKFILGYQKEGIIMLVITLVLGAVTCGVGASAMWVVGIIEGIIYLTKSDEEFYNTYQVGRKPWF; the protein is encoded by the coding sequence ATGTCAGACGAGAATAAAGATTTTGGAGATAAGGCAGAAGAATCTGCTAAGGAATTTAGCGAAGGAGCTAAAAAAACAGCAAATGAATTTTCTGCAGGAGCTAGAGAAGCTTTCAACGGAGGTCCAGGAGGAGAAAACAAAAAAATGCTTGCTGGAATCTTAGCAATAGTAGTTGGTTCTTTAGGGATTCATAAATTCATTCTAGGATACCAAAAAGAAGGTATTATAATGTTAGTTATTACGCTAGTATTAGGGGCGGTAACTTGTGGTGTCGGTGCATCTGCAATGTGGGTAGTTGGTATCATTGAAGGTATCATATACCTAACAAAATCAGATGAAGAGTTTTATAACACCTACCAGGTAGGCAGAAAGCCTTGGTTCTAA
- the rsmA gene encoding 16S rRNA (adenine(1518)-N(6)/adenine(1519)-N(6))-dimethyltransferase RsmA has protein sequence MGTKRKKNKGDKYAHKKQYEKGPVKAKKYLGQHFLKDEDIARQIAETLLQQDYKNVIEIGPGTGVLTKYLLLRDSNLVAMDLDTESITYLNENFPLEHPKAFEGDGTFKVIEADFLNYDTSTLFGDEQFGITGNFPYNISTQIVFKMLTLRTQIPEFSGMFQKEVAQRICSPEGSKAYGILSVLVQAFYEAEYLFTVEPDVFDPPPKVQSGVLRLTRKANFELSCDEQLLYRVVKTAFNQRRKTLRNSLKTFTLSDKLREDTIFDLRPEQLAVDDFIALTNKIADDTL, from the coding sequence ATGGGAACGAAAAGAAAGAAGAATAAAGGTGATAAGTATGCGCATAAAAAGCAATACGAAAAAGGTCCTGTAAAAGCAAAGAAATACCTAGGTCAACACTTCTTAAAAGATGAGGACATTGCCCGACAAATAGCCGAAACACTATTACAACAAGATTATAAGAATGTAATAGAAATTGGTCCGGGTACTGGGGTGCTTACTAAATACCTTCTTTTAAGAGATAGTAATTTAGTGGCTATGGATTTAGATACAGAGTCTATCACCTACCTCAACGAGAACTTTCCGTTAGAACACCCAAAAGCATTTGAAGGTGATGGCACTTTTAAAGTCATTGAAGCCGATTTTTTAAATTATGATACCTCAACCCTTTTTGGCGATGAGCAATTTGGTATAACTGGCAACTTTCCATACAATATCTCTACACAGATAGTTTTTAAAATGTTAACCCTTAGAACTCAAATACCTGAATTTTCGGGGATGTTTCAGAAAGAAGTTGCGCAACGTATTTGCTCACCAGAAGGCAGTAAGGCATACGGCATTCTTTCGGTTTTGGTACAAGCTTTCTATGAGGCAGAATATCTTTTTACCGTTGAACCAGATGTTTTTGATCCTCCGCCAAAAGTACAGTCGGGCGTGCTACGATTAACCCGAAAAGCAAATTTTGAGCTTTCTTGCGATGAGCAACTTTTGTATCGTGTGGTAAAAACTGCATTTAATCAACGTAGAAAGACATTACGTAACAGTTTAAAAACATTTACATTATCAGATAAGTTAAGAGAAGATACTATATTTGACCTTCGACCAGAACAATTGGCGGTCGACGATTTTATAGCATTGACGAACAAAATAGCAGATGACACCCTTTAA
- the mgtE gene encoding magnesium transporter, which translates to MTPFKLTKEFVVEIEQLIEQNNDAELNSMLGAVHYADVAEIINELDKEKATYLIKLLDSDKTSDVLTELDEDVREAILSSLSTKEIAGELEELDTDDAADIIGELPKDQIQDVISKIEDREHAKDIVDLLRYADDSAGGLMAKELVKVNENWNVLTCVKEMRAQAENVTRVHSIYVVDDEDKLKGRLSLKDLLTTSTKSHIKDVFIKNVDSVNVNEDPEEVARIMSKYDLEAIPVVDEIGRLVGRITIDDIIDVIKEEAERDYQMAAGISQDVEADDSIWDLTKARLPWLILGLFGGAGAAVIMGGFEEMFREYTVLFLFTPLIAAMAGNVGVQSSAIIVQGLANDDIKGSIGSRLIKEMLLALLNGFILSCLLLIFTWIWKGDFPTSLAISISLIAVIVVAGFIGTFVPLFLDKRGIDPAIATGPFITTSNDIFGILIYFSIAKLILGI; encoded by the coding sequence ATGACACCCTTTAAGCTAACCAAAGAATTTGTAGTAGAAATAGAGCAGCTCATTGAACAGAACAATGATGCTGAACTTAATTCTATGCTAGGTGCTGTACATTATGCCGATGTCGCCGAAATCATTAATGAATTAGATAAGGAAAAAGCTACCTATCTAATAAAGTTATTGGATAGTGACAAAACCTCAGATGTACTTACCGAGTTAGATGAAGACGTTCGTGAAGCTATATTAAGTAGTCTTTCTACAAAAGAAATTGCTGGTGAACTAGAAGAATTAGATACCGATGATGCTGCTGATATCATTGGCGAGCTACCTAAGGATCAGATACAAGACGTTATCTCTAAAATTGAAGATAGGGAACATGCGAAAGACATCGTTGATCTATTAAGATATGCAGACGATTCTGCTGGCGGACTTATGGCAAAAGAGCTTGTAAAAGTCAATGAAAACTGGAATGTGCTTACCTGTGTAAAAGAAATGCGGGCACAGGCAGAAAATGTTACGCGTGTACATTCTATTTACGTAGTCGATGACGAAGACAAGCTAAAAGGAAGATTATCGTTAAAAGATTTACTGACCACTTCAACCAAATCTCATATTAAAGACGTTTTTATAAAGAACGTAGATTCTGTCAACGTCAACGAAGATCCAGAAGAAGTGGCGAGAATAATGAGTAAATATGACCTTGAAGCCATACCTGTAGTTGATGAAATAGGCAGACTGGTGGGTCGTATTACCATTGATGACATTATAGATGTTATAAAAGAAGAAGCTGAACGCGATTACCAAATGGCAGCGGGTATATCACAAGATGTAGAAGCAGATGATAGTATTTGGGATCTTACAAAAGCACGCTTGCCGTGGTTAATTCTAGGTCTTTTTGGTGGTGCAGGGGCAGCGGTAATTATGGGAGGTTTTGAAGAAATGTTTCGCGAATATACCGTGTTATTCCTTTTTACTCCGCTTATAGCCGCAATGGCAGGCAACGTTGGGGTTCAGTCTAGTGCTATTATTGTTCAAGGTTTGGCAAATGATGATATTAAAGGAAGTATAGGTAGCCGATTGATTAAAGAAATGCTTTTGGCTTTACTTAACGGATTTATTCTTTCGTGTTTATTATTGATTTTTACATGGATATGGAAAGGAGATTTCCCTACCTCATTGGCAATTTCAATTTCGCTAATTGCAGTAATCGTAGTAGCAGGATTCATTGGTACTTTCGTTCCTTTATTTTTAGACAAAAGAGGTATAGATCCTGCCATAGCAACCGGACCTTTCATTACAACCAGTAATGACATATTCGGTATTTTAATCTACTTCTCTATTGCAAAATTGATTTTAGGCATTTAA
- a CDS encoding DUF4286 family protein translates to MYIYNVTTNIEETAHETWLQWMKETHIPQVLSTGKFLSAKFSKVLVEEDMGGFTYSVQYTVKDKATLERYYEEDAPALIESIQKKFAGQLVSFKTELEVVDEFFVQRATATHYLFTYGTLQELEVQLGVFARPLNGFEDELPLYTLSDIKVADLYPTLQHTGVKEDAIKGQVYTLSHQELQKADRYEGEAYERIEIQLASGKNAWAYIAK, encoded by the coding sequence ATGTATATATATAACGTTACCACGAATATAGAAGAAACTGCACATGAAACCTGGTTGCAGTGGATGAAAGAAACTCATATTCCACAAGTGCTATCAACTGGTAAATTCTTAAGCGCAAAATTCTCAAAAGTATTAGTTGAAGAAGATATGGGCGGCTTCACTTATTCGGTACAATATACTGTAAAAGACAAAGCTACCTTAGAAAGATACTATGAAGAAGACGCACCTGCGCTAATAGAAAGTATTCAGAAGAAGTTTGCTGGTCAGCTGGTATCTTTTAAAACCGAATTAGAAGTGGTAGATGAATTCTTTGTTCAAAGAGCAACTGCCACACACTATCTATTTACATACGGAACTTTACAAGAATTAGAAGTACAATTGGGAGTTTTCGCAAGACCTTTAAACGGATTCGAAGACGAATTACCTTTATATACATTATCTGACATAAAAGTCGCTGACCTCTACCCTACTTTACAGCACACAGGAGTTAAGGAAGATGCCATAAAAGGACAAGTTTATACCCTATCTCATCAAGAATTACAAAAAGCAGATAGGTACGAAGGTGAAGCTTACGAGAGAATTGAAATTCAATTAGCTTCAGGAAAAAATGCTTGGGCATATATTGCAAAATAA
- a CDS encoding DUF1801 domain-containing protein, translating to MKYEAKTPDEYIAQLPQERKVVIEKLRGIISKNLPVGFEELLSYGMLGYVVPHSLYPTRYHVQAELPLPFINLASQKNFIALYHSGIYADTALMNWFKNEYPVHCKHKLDMGKSCVRFKSMHDIPYELIAELCTKMTPTEWISLYEKNIKK from the coding sequence ATGAAATACGAAGCCAAAACACCAGATGAATATATTGCTCAACTACCACAAGAACGCAAAGTGGTAATTGAAAAGCTAAGAGGTATTATTTCAAAGAATTTACCCGTTGGTTTTGAAGAGCTATTAAGTTATGGCATGTTGGGTTATGTAGTACCACATTCATTATATCCGACAAGGTATCATGTGCAAGCAGAACTACCGTTGCCTTTTATTAATTTGGCTTCTCAGAAGAACTTTATAGCACTTTACCACTCCGGTATTTATGCAGACACTGCTCTAATGAACTGGTTCAAGAACGAATACCCAGTTCATTGCAAACACAAGTTAGACATGGGCAAAAGTTGTGTTCGGTTTAAAAGTATGCATGATATTCCCTATGAATTGATTGCAGAACTATGCACTAAAATGACTCCGACAGAATGGATTAGTTTATACGAGAAGAATATCAAAAAATAA
- a CDS encoding VOC family protein, whose protein sequence is MKKRVTGLGGFFFKTKDPDQSKNWYNKHLGLNTDQYGCTFWWKDKEGNDCSTQWSPMNADTDYFKPSQSSFMMNFRVENLVELLEVLKEEGVTVVGEMQEFEYGKFGWILDPDGNKLELWEPIDKAFL, encoded by the coding sequence ATGAAAAAAAGAGTAACAGGTTTAGGTGGATTCTTTTTTAAAACTAAAGATCCTGATCAATCTAAAAATTGGTACAACAAGCATTTAGGGCTGAATACAGATCAATATGGCTGTACATTTTGGTGGAAAGACAAAGAAGGAAATGATTGCTCAACACAATGGAGTCCCATGAATGCTGATACTGATTATTTCAAACCTAGCCAATCTAGTTTTATGATGAATTTTAGGGTTGAAAATCTTGTAGAACTATTAGAGGTACTAAAAGAAGAAGGAGTTACGGTGGTCGGTGAGATGCAAGAATTCGAATATGGAAAATTCGGATGGATTTTAGACCCCGACGGAAATAAGCTAGAACTTTGGGAACCAATTGATAAAGCATTTCTATGA
- a CDS encoding 2-hydroxyacid dehydrogenase, whose protein sequence is MKVLHVDINHPLIIEQFSELGFQNDEDYSSTKEEIEAKIEDYDGLIIRSRFSIDAAFLDKAKNLKFIGRLGAGLENIDTQHAKSLGIFLAAAPEGNRNAVGEHALGMLLSLFNKLNAADKEVRSGKWNREGNRGIELEGKVVGIIGYGNMGKAFAKKLKGFDVEEVICYDIKGGVEDENARQVGIIEFQNRVDVISLHVPQTELTIGMVDSEFLEKFKNPIWIINTARGKCIITTDLVDALKSGKVLGAGLDVLEYEKASFENMFTDDNLPEAFQYLIKSDQVILSPHVAGWTVESKIKLAQTVVDKIKAKFLE, encoded by the coding sequence ATGAAAGTATTACACGTAGATATAAATCACCCACTAATAATTGAGCAATTTTCTGAATTAGGTTTTCAAAACGATGAAGATTATAGCTCTACAAAAGAAGAAATCGAAGCCAAAATAGAAGATTACGACGGACTCATAATTCGCAGTAGATTTTCGATAGATGCTGCATTTTTAGACAAAGCAAAGAACTTGAAATTTATAGGCAGACTAGGCGCCGGGCTAGAAAATATAGATACCCAACACGCTAAGTCGCTTGGTATATTTCTTGCTGCCGCACCCGAAGGCAATCGTAATGCTGTAGGCGAGCATGCTTTAGGTATGCTTTTATCGCTGTTTAATAAACTGAACGCAGCAGACAAAGAAGTTAGAAGCGGAAAATGGAATCGTGAGGGCAACCGTGGCATTGAGCTAGAAGGCAAGGTTGTTGGTATTATCGGCTATGGTAATATGGGTAAAGCATTTGCTAAAAAGCTAAAAGGTTTTGACGTAGAAGAAGTAATTTGCTACGATATTAAAGGTGGTGTAGAAGATGAAAATGCGCGTCAAGTAGGTATTATAGAATTTCAAAATAGGGTCGACGTCATAAGCTTACATGTACCGCAAACAGAATTAACTATAGGTATGGTCGATTCAGAGTTTCTTGAGAAATTTAAAAATCCGATTTGGATTATTAATACCGCCAGAGGTAAATGTATTATAACTACAGATTTAGTAGATGCCTTAAAATCTGGTAAAGTTTTAGGAGCAGGATTAGATGTGTTGGAATATGAAAAAGCATCTTTCGAAAATATGTTCACAGATGATAATTTACCTGAAGCATTTCAATACCTAATTAAATCTGATCAGGTAATACTATCACCCCATGTAGCAGGGTGGACGGTTGAAAGCAAAATTAAATTAGCACAGACTGTAGTAGACAAGATAAAAGCTAAATTTTTGGAGTAG
- a CDS encoding ArsR/SmtB family transcription factor: MGVTKTQIFNVEQNQLAIIFKVLSNPARIAILQYISQQDACICNDIVDEIGLAQPTISQHLKELKSIDLIRGEIEGKKVCYCINIPKWTEIQTVLNSFFDNTKSNCC, from the coding sequence ATGGGAGTTACTAAAACACAAATATTTAATGTAGAACAGAATCAGTTGGCGATTATATTCAAGGTATTGTCAAACCCTGCACGTATTGCCATTTTACAATATATAAGTCAGCAAGATGCGTGTATTTGTAATGACATCGTTGATGAAATTGGTTTAGCTCAGCCAACTATCTCGCAGCATTTAAAAGAGCTCAAGAGTATAGATTTAATTAGAGGTGAAATTGAAGGTAAAAAAGTATGCTATTGCATAAATATACCAAAATGGACCGAAATACAAACGGTATTGAATTCTTTCTTCGACAACACTAAAAGCAACTGTTGCTAA